Proteins encoded by one window of Dryocola sp. LX212:
- a CDS encoding helix-turn-helix transcriptional regulator, whose product MGITAYRKIEGVEVTLSDSTNHVFPKHSHDEFYLGANISGREKIWLDGKRSEASIDEITVYNPGQVQAATPTPYDWVYYSFYIQPEMMAELTGLPADEEFKKSVFAAPDIAALIARTGAFCLIGHHGENEMLEKLSTLLCALVKRTGSRTKFCVHDKDALLAERIALRLREDLYEPPSLKALSAEFGLTSVQLVRVFNAHFGLPPFAWLKGEKLKIARQLILRGLPLADIAAGLGFSDQPHFTHSFRDMFGVTPGQMFRLAKA is encoded by the coding sequence ATGGGTATCACGGCCTACCGGAAGATAGAGGGCGTTGAGGTAACGCTCTCTGACAGCACTAACCACGTTTTTCCCAAACATTCTCACGATGAGTTTTATCTGGGGGCCAACATCTCCGGCCGGGAAAAAATCTGGCTGGACGGCAAGCGCTCCGAGGCGAGCATCGATGAGATAACGGTCTATAACCCAGGCCAGGTCCAGGCGGCCACGCCGACGCCGTACGACTGGGTTTATTACAGTTTCTATATTCAGCCGGAGATGATGGCGGAATTAACGGGGCTGCCCGCCGACGAAGAGTTCAAAAAAAGCGTTTTTGCCGCCCCGGATATCGCCGCGCTGATCGCCCGCACCGGGGCTTTTTGCCTCATCGGCCACCACGGCGAAAATGAGATGCTCGAAAAGCTTTCAACGCTGCTCTGCGCGCTGGTTAAGCGCACCGGGAGCCGCACAAAATTTTGCGTTCACGACAAGGACGCGCTGCTGGCTGAGCGCATAGCCTTACGCCTGCGCGAAGATCTGTACGAGCCTCCATCACTGAAAGCCCTCTCTGCGGAATTCGGCCTGACCTCGGTGCAGCTTGTCCGCGTTTTCAACGCCCACTTTGGCCTGCCTCCCTTTGCCTGGCTGAAAGGGGAAAAGCTCAAAATCGCCAGGCAGCTTATTCTGCGCGGCCTGCCCCTGGCGGATATCGCCGCCGGGCTGGGCTTTTCCGACCAGCCCCACTTTACGCACAGCTTCCGGGATATGTTCGGCGTGACGCCGGGGCAGATGTTCCGCCTGGCGAAGGCCTGA
- a CDS encoding M24 family metallopeptidase — translation MPHSAFSLATIKSPAIYFNLPSTTLTGRTIEERRSKVLQQMARQQLDTLVVYADKEHGGNFEYLTGFIPRFEEALLILHGDGQAVLVLGNENLKLAAHSRTPAEVVHAPWFSLPNQPMDTDLTLKEVLRCAGLKDQKRVGIAGWKLFTGAYEDNKSFFDIPTFVFQAIQAALPAGATLLNATDVFISPQFGARTRNNANEIAYYEYGANLASSAALTALDAVGTGKTEKEIAALLAADGQLNNVVTIAATGERFEYANLYPSDKQIQPGDKFSLTVSYKGGLTSRAAYVVNGADELKPEVRDYLDVVAIPYYHAVVSWLEFIKVGVKGHEIYDLIERVLPQAEYHWHLNPGHLVADEEWLCSPISPASQIPLASGMLLQIDIIPSRKGYAGASIEDTIALADEALRLDIATLYPALWQRITARRAYLIDVLNIHLHDDVLPLSNTVGYLRPYLLAKETALVRTQTHA, via the coding sequence GTGCCACATTCAGCATTCAGCCTTGCAACCATAAAATCGCCTGCGATCTACTTTAATCTTCCCAGCACAACCTTGACCGGGCGGACGATTGAAGAGCGCCGCAGCAAAGTGCTTCAGCAGATGGCTCGCCAGCAGCTCGACACGCTTGTTGTGTATGCCGATAAAGAACACGGCGGCAACTTTGAATACCTGACGGGGTTTATCCCACGCTTCGAAGAGGCGCTGCTGATATTGCACGGCGACGGGCAGGCGGTTTTAGTGCTCGGCAATGAAAACCTTAAGCTGGCAGCGCACTCCCGCACGCCTGCAGAGGTGGTTCATGCTCCCTGGTTCTCACTGCCGAATCAGCCGATGGACACGGATTTAACGCTGAAAGAGGTATTACGCTGCGCAGGGCTTAAGGATCAAAAACGCGTGGGTATTGCAGGATGGAAACTTTTTACCGGTGCTTATGAAGATAATAAATCCTTTTTCGATATCCCCACCTTCGTGTTCCAGGCCATCCAGGCTGCCCTTCCTGCCGGAGCGACCTTACTGAACGCCACAGACGTCTTTATTTCGCCGCAGTTCGGCGCAAGAACGCGGAATAATGCCAATGAAATTGCCTATTATGAATACGGGGCGAATCTGGCTTCCAGCGCTGCGCTAACCGCGCTTGATGCCGTCGGGACGGGAAAAACGGAAAAAGAGATAGCGGCCCTGCTCGCCGCCGACGGACAGCTGAATAACGTGGTGACCATCGCCGCCACCGGGGAACGATTCGAATACGCCAACCTTTACCCATCTGATAAGCAGATCCAGCCCGGGGATAAGTTTTCGCTTACCGTGAGCTACAAGGGCGGGCTGACCAGCCGGGCGGCGTACGTGGTGAACGGTGCGGACGAGCTGAAGCCGGAAGTGCGGGACTATCTGGACGTCGTTGCCATCCCTTATTACCACGCGGTGGTGAGCTGGCTTGAGTTTATTAAAGTGGGCGTGAAGGGCCATGAGATTTATGACTTAATCGAGCGGGTGTTACCGCAGGCGGAGTACCACTGGCATCTGAATCCGGGCCATCTGGTGGCCGATGAAGAGTGGCTGTGTTCGCCGATTTCTCCGGCGTCCCAAATCCCGCTGGCCAGCGGCATGCTGCTGCAAATAGATATTATTCCGTCCCGCAAAGGCTACGCGGGAGCAAGCATCGAGGACACCATTGCCCTGGCCGATGAGGCTTTGCGGCTGGATATCGCCACGCTGTACCCGGCGCTGTGGCAGCGAATTACCGCTCGTCGGGCTTATCTCATAGACGTGCTGAATATTCACCTGCATGACGATGTTCTGCCGCTGTCGAACACGGTTGGCTATCTGCGCCCTTACCTGCTGGCCAAGGAAACCGCGCTGGTGCGGACGCAAACCCACGCTTAA
- a CDS encoding methyltransferase domain-containing protein, whose translation MQNIGEAVENISSAKENVGDGIDSLNAAWSFGGNTPKHFDAHVSKSVPKYQDGHDIILSLSDYFVNKHSIVYELGSSTGALTCKMAQRHKQAASFIGIDIEEAMTLQANEKLLEMPSINNVSFVTDNILNYPFEKSDFIVAYYTVQFIPPRIRQALFDRIYESLNWGGAFVLFEKVRGPDARFQDIISNLYVDYKIEQGYAPHEIIAKSRSLKGVMEPFSSAGNLDLFNRAGFVDVMSVFKHICFEGFFAIK comes from the coding sequence ATGCAGAATATTGGCGAGGCTGTAGAGAATATATCTTCAGCCAAAGAGAATGTGGGTGATGGTATTGACTCTTTAAATGCGGCATGGAGTTTTGGTGGTAACACACCAAAGCATTTCGACGCGCATGTCTCAAAGTCAGTGCCAAAATATCAGGATGGGCATGACATTATTCTTTCTTTAAGCGATTACTTTGTTAATAAGCACTCTATTGTATATGAACTGGGTAGTTCAACCGGAGCATTAACCTGTAAAATGGCCCAGCGTCATAAGCAGGCAGCTTCATTTATCGGTATCGATATTGAAGAAGCGATGACCCTCCAGGCGAATGAAAAATTACTTGAGATGCCCTCGATTAATAATGTTAGCTTCGTGACGGACAATATTCTTAATTACCCATTTGAAAAAAGTGACTTTATCGTTGCTTATTACACGGTGCAGTTTATTCCACCACGAATTCGGCAGGCGTTGTTCGACCGGATTTACGAATCGTTAAACTGGGGTGGAGCTTTTGTGTTGTTTGAGAAAGTTCGCGGGCCAGATGCCCGATTTCAGGACATTATCAGTAACCTGTATGTGGATTATAAAATTGAACAGGGCTATGCGCCCCATGAAATTATTGCGAAGTCACGTTCGTTAAAAGGCGTCATGGAACCTTTTTCAAGTGCGGGTAACCTTGATTTATTTAATCGGGCGGGCTTTGTCGACGTTATGTCTGTGTTTAAGCATATTTGTTTTGAAGGCTTCTTCGCTATTAAGTAA
- a CDS encoding class I SAM-dependent methyltransferase: MDSQGILNYLSLLNMDSHYSAIKVNCEICHSDKKLPLLQSVEGPVGAMVDLSVVGCQDCGHIYQECCFSPDFYQHYYDKFYRLNLFGDSEPDKAFFIDQIKRGDALFKSLASWLPETGRLLDVGCSAGGLMIPFAKRGWQVAGNDPDGVYADYGRRIGLDILTIGAEAMPTDNQAELIIINGSLEHVYDVNAVMNRCRQIAASNGLLLIEGRALGYGLQQGHLTHNHRRFLSAHSIEQLMLRHDWQPVMTTSTPLCGPTRPGAIFVLGRAGVKDKKALSAAQKNGQQWLQVELLPQFVNMRGRHERVCRVQHA; encoded by the coding sequence ATGGATTCTCAGGGCATTTTGAATTATTTGTCGTTACTTAATATGGATAGTCACTATTCAGCTATTAAGGTTAATTGTGAGATATGTCATAGCGATAAAAAACTACCGTTACTGCAATCAGTTGAAGGGCCAGTAGGGGCCATGGTTGACTTGTCTGTGGTCGGTTGTCAGGACTGTGGACATATTTATCAGGAGTGTTGTTTCTCCCCTGATTTTTATCAGCATTATTACGATAAATTTTATCGGCTGAACTTATTTGGTGACAGCGAGCCAGACAAAGCTTTTTTTATTGATCAGATAAAGCGTGGTGATGCCTTATTTAAAAGTCTTGCCAGTTGGTTACCTGAAACGGGACGCCTTCTCGACGTAGGCTGTTCGGCAGGGGGGCTGATGATCCCTTTCGCCAAGCGTGGCTGGCAGGTTGCGGGTAACGACCCCGATGGTGTTTATGCCGATTATGGACGCCGCATTGGGCTGGATATTCTGACGATCGGCGCTGAAGCTATGCCGACGGATAATCAGGCTGAGCTGATAATTATTAACGGTTCGCTTGAGCATGTTTACGATGTGAATGCTGTGATGAACCGGTGTCGCCAGATTGCTGCCAGCAACGGCCTGTTGCTGATTGAAGGACGCGCGCTGGGTTACGGTTTACAACAAGGTCATTTGACCCACAACCATCGACGCTTTCTTTCGGCGCACAGCATAGAGCAGTTGATGCTCCGGCACGACTGGCAGCCCGTCATGACAACCAGCACCCCATTGTGCGGACCAACACGACCCGGTGCAATATTTGTGCTGGGAAGGGCGGGGGTGAAAGATAAAAAGGCCCTCAGCGCGGCCCAAAAAAATGGTCAGCAGTGGTTGCAAGTCGAATTACTACCACAATTTGTCAACATGAGGGGGCGCCATGAGCGAGTCTGTAGAGTGCAGCACGCCTGA
- a CDS encoding M50 family metallopeptidase: protein MSESVECSTPEAPCLCYRNELTHESFVAAGETKYRVYDPKNDIAYELGQNEFLLVRLFDGARNVEDIQHQVRVTLRGNLSERRILAFGEKMLRLGLLARDGEQGGLHRDPATGITYGPLKRFLLVNLIKMDPQPLLDWLYPRFTWLCSPLIVGLMLMCTISCFVFLLSHWTLFYRDMLHTYTSGWSWLAWHYPVVLSSIAIHELGHALSCRHYRVRVTDFGIGVYLLLATGWVRPEQRRWSDLSAEQRANTILMGPLASFYYAAAGIVVWAMTPSSVVFHDLGVVMIVASFLSLIPTLLPCFNGDTYLAITEFYNQPRLRQRALLYCRKRLAGKADVDDNANLYWGVTLLTAAGWLLAWCGIVALIIRVL, encoded by the coding sequence ATGAGCGAGTCTGTAGAGTGCAGCACGCCTGAAGCTCCCTGTTTGTGCTACCGCAATGAGTTAACCCATGAGTCATTTGTGGCGGCGGGAGAAACCAAATACCGCGTCTACGATCCGAAGAATGATATTGCCTATGAACTGGGGCAGAACGAGTTTTTGCTGGTCAGACTGTTTGATGGTGCGCGTAATGTCGAAGACATTCAGCATCAGGTTCGTGTCACTTTGCGGGGCAATCTTAGCGAGCGGCGGATTCTCGCGTTTGGTGAGAAGATGTTACGCCTTGGTTTACTTGCCCGTGATGGCGAGCAGGGGGGGTTACATCGCGATCCCGCGACGGGCATCACCTATGGTCCCCTTAAACGTTTCCTGCTGGTGAATCTCATCAAAATGGACCCTCAGCCGCTGCTGGACTGGCTGTATCCCAGATTTACCTGGCTGTGCAGTCCGTTAATCGTCGGGTTAATGTTGATGTGTACCATCAGCTGCTTTGTATTTTTACTCAGCCACTGGACCCTTTTTTATCGTGACATGCTGCATACCTATACCTCGGGCTGGTCGTGGCTGGCATGGCACTACCCGGTGGTGCTCAGTTCTATCGCGATTCATGAGCTTGGGCATGCGCTGAGTTGTCGACATTATCGTGTGCGCGTCACGGACTTTGGTATTGGTGTCTATCTATTGCTTGCTACCGGATGGGTTCGCCCGGAACAACGACGCTGGTCAGATCTGAGTGCTGAACAGCGTGCTAATACGATTCTAATGGGACCGCTTGCCAGCTTTTATTATGCAGCCGCCGGGATTGTCGTTTGGGCGATGACCCCTTCCAGCGTGGTGTTCCATGATCTGGGCGTGGTGATGATTGTTGCCTCTTTCCTTTCTCTTATTCCGACACTTTTACCTTGCTTCAATGGCGATACCTATCTGGCCATCACTGAGTTTTACAACCAACCGCGGCTGCGGCAGCGGGCACTGCTTTATTGTCGCAAACGTCTGGCAGGCAAAGCCGATGTCGATGACAACGCCAATCTTTACTGGGGGGTAACGCTCTTGACCGCTGCCGGGTGGCTACTGGCCTGGTGCGGTATCGTGGCCCTGATTATTCGTGTCTTGTGA
- a CDS encoding TglA family RiPP precursor, which produces MEPELKKEVMEETKEEASLLSPEMLFEEFDLDDIEVIESKVFA; this is translated from the coding sequence GTGGAACCAGAATTGAAAAAAGAAGTGATGGAAGAAACGAAGGAAGAAGCCTCCCTGCTGTCACCAGAGATGCTATTTGAAGAGTTTGACCTTGATGATATTGAAGTCATTGAAAGCAAAGTCTTCGCCTGA
- a CDS encoding DUF692 family multinuclear iron-containing protein, giving the protein MTLMAKPAPVGVGIQYNPEILDWFPFESLQVDVLEVLLDNIMAPLDGPHILRPEVRATLEKLGERFTLLAHSNYGCDFGFNPLESTAAVQRHVPLAKMINSPWVANHCFYGDDSWLDIWSSPLQFSHREMLRCADRAAELQQRYGIPLAHENAAYYLSCPGSEMREAEFLAQLVSRSGTFLHLDLHNIYANSINLPHFDLRDYLDTIPLERVIAVHLAGGSWAEGLYHDWHDAAVPEPVWELYETLLQRTTPSAIILEYQGQAHHTLTRVMDQGDESMIVKDVKRAQEIWRRATVQTKVVNDGC; this is encoded by the coding sequence ATGACCTTGATGGCGAAACCCGCGCCCGTGGGGGTTGGGATCCAATATAACCCTGAGATCCTTGACTGGTTCCCGTTTGAATCTTTGCAGGTGGATGTGCTGGAAGTCCTGCTCGATAACATTATGGCGCCGCTGGATGGGCCACACATCTTACGCCCTGAAGTGCGGGCGACGCTTGAAAAGTTGGGTGAGCGTTTTACCCTGCTGGCCCATTCAAACTACGGCTGCGATTTTGGTTTTAATCCACTGGAGTCTACTGCTGCGGTCCAGCGCCACGTTCCGCTGGCAAAAATGATAAATAGCCCATGGGTGGCAAATCACTGTTTCTATGGTGACGACTCCTGGTTAGATATCTGGAGCAGCCCATTGCAATTTTCTCATCGGGAGATGCTGCGTTGTGCCGACCGTGCGGCAGAGCTTCAGCAACGTTATGGGATACCGCTGGCACATGAAAATGCGGCCTATTATCTCTCCTGTCCCGGTAGCGAAATGCGCGAAGCGGAATTTCTGGCCCAGCTTGTCTCAAGGTCAGGCACGTTTTTGCATCTCGATTTACATAACATCTATGCTAACTCCATAAATTTGCCCCATTTCGATCTGCGTGATTACCTGGACACCATCCCGCTTGAGCGGGTGATCGCTGTGCATCTGGCCGGTGGCAGTTGGGCTGAGGGGCTATATCATGATTGGCACGATGCCGCGGTCCCGGAGCCGGTATGGGAGCTTTACGAAACGCTGCTGCAACGGACGACGCCTTCGGCAATTATTCTGGAATACCAGGGTCAGGCGCATCACACCCTGACCCGCGTAATGGATCAGGGCGATGAGTCGATGATCGTGAAAGATGTCAAACGCGCGCAGGAGATCTGGCGGCGAGCGACGGTACAGACGAAGGTGGTCAATGATGGATGCTAA